In a single window of the Pseudohongiella acticola genome:
- a CDS encoding nuclear transport factor 2 family protein yields the protein MASEMSSVSANLRMALINDFKDFYRSPGIAGLEDIDRIYTQDVEFHDPVHTVNGRLALKNYLRGQYQSARGMSFTYQDEQISDHTATITWVMRFSHGRLNKGKPIDVKGMTLIHFTDRVYYHEDFYDLGAMLYRHIPVLGSLVRFINRRLAA from the coding sequence ATGGCTAGTGAAATGAGTTCCGTCAGTGCAAACCTGCGGATGGCACTGATCAATGACTTCAAGGACTTCTACCGCAGCCCGGGCATCGCCGGTCTTGAAGACATTGATCGGATCTATACCCAGGACGTTGAGTTTCACGATCCGGTACACACGGTCAATGGCCGCCTGGCGCTGAAAAACTATCTGCGCGGCCAGTACCAGAGTGCCCGTGGCATGAGTTTCACCTATCAGGACGAACAGATTTCGGATCACACGGCCACGATTACCTGGGTGATGCGCTTCAGTCACGGGCGCCTCAACAAAGGCAAGCCCATTGACGTCAAAGGCATGACGCTGATTCACTTTACCGACCGGGTATATTACCACGAAGACTTTTACGATCTGGGTGCCATGCTCTATCGCCACATTCCGGTGCTGGGTTCGCTGGTCCGGTTCATCAACAGACGACTGGCAGCCTGA
- a CDS encoding SDR family NAD(P)-dependent oxidoreductase, producing the protein MQIWITGAGSGIGKSLALGYAAGGHTVIISGRTLDKLEAVRDEADKLSGQIIPMTFDVTDDDTTDSSQQLAALAPHLDLVIMNAGACEYIKGQTLDPAMFRRVMDANFFGMINTTNAALPLLRQAPSRPLLAGVCSLAGFIGFPRAEAYAASKAASRYLMHSLRIDFSDFVDVCAINPGFVKTPMTEQNDFPMPFLMDAEEAAERIRKGLQKRPRELNFPRRLTFVLRLAQFSGGLWYALMSRQRQQQLRKTSA; encoded by the coding sequence ATGCAGATATGGATAACCGGGGCCGGCTCGGGCATCGGCAAATCACTGGCACTGGGCTACGCTGCCGGCGGCCACACTGTCATCATCAGCGGTCGCACGCTGGATAAACTGGAAGCTGTGCGCGATGAAGCTGACAAGCTGAGCGGACAGATCATTCCGATGACCTTTGACGTTACCGACGATGACACCACGGACAGCAGCCAACAACTGGCCGCATTGGCGCCGCATCTGGATCTGGTCATCATGAACGCCGGTGCCTGCGAGTACATAAAAGGACAGACACTGGACCCGGCCATGTTCAGACGGGTCATGGACGCCAACTTCTTTGGCATGATCAACACCACCAATGCAGCGTTACCGCTGTTGCGCCAGGCACCCTCCCGGCCCTTGCTGGCCGGCGTCTGCAGCCTGGCCGGGTTTATCGGGTTTCCGCGCGCGGAAGCATACGCTGCCTCCAAGGCGGCCAGCCGCTACCTGATGCATTCGCTGCGCATCGATTTCAGCGACTTTGTTGACGTCTGCGCCATCAACCCGGGCTTTGTTAAAACCCCGATGACCGAGCAGAACGACTTTCCGATGCCCTTCCTGATGGACGCCGAAGAGGCGGCTGAGCGGATCCGCAAGGGCCTGCAAAAACGCCCGCGCGAGCTCAACTTCCCGCGTCGGCTAACCTTTGTGCTGCGGCTGGCGCAGTTTTCCGGCGGGCTCTGGTATGCTCTGATGTCCCGACAACGCCAGCAACAACTGCGGAAAACCTCAGCATGA